DNA from Podospora pseudopauciseta strain CBS 411.78 chromosome 5 map unlocalized CBS411.78m_5, whole genome shotgun sequence:
GAGCACAGATTTGCCTTGCTCTGGCGCAGCGGTAATAAGCAAGAGTCTTTACAAGCCATCCTCCCAATCATGAGATTTCTTGTCGCTGAAAAACCATGTGCACGTTCCGTCTGTTGGTATGGGATGGCGATCCATGAACTCCTCATAGTTGAGACCGCTAACACTGAACTTGCCAACAAGCTTGTCGGCTCGCTCAGTTTTACATCTAATTCGACAAAGCAACCTTGAGTTGATTCTTGTAGTAATCGCACACACTTCTCATCTGGGGAACGATAATTTTCGCGAAAAGGTCAATCATCCTTTCATCGAGCCTGAGCTGCAGCCTTTCCATGTTGCAACTGATGAGTTTCTGTCGTATGGAAAGCAGTTCCTGATACCAAGAAATGCGCGACCCGACACAAAGAATGCGTGCTCGGTTATCAATCGACTGTTGTGCTGCGTTGAAAAAGCCCTTCAATAAGATCGAAACATCTAGCCAGGCTGCTCCAACCTGGGGAACTGTTGCCTGAAGTGTGCTCTGAATAATGTCGCCAACATATGTGAGGACTTGAGTGACGTCGCTCGTTGTCACCATCCCCTTTGCCCGCCTCCTCGATCTTCTTCAGTCCACATTCCAGAACTATTGTAAGACGCCGGTTCCTTTCCTTATCGCCACGCTactgctcctccccctttagGTCCAGATAGTCATTGTTGAAATTGGCTCTAAGAAAGATTGTCTCAAAAAACGGTTCACCAGCTCGGTATTTTCGCACTGGACCTTGCGTATGCCGCATCCCAGAGAGGTCGGGGAACGTGAGATGGTTTCTCTGTACTACGCGGTCTCTCAACACCGtagagttggtgatggttccTCTGGATTGGGTTGCCGCTCTGGTTCTGCGGCGacaggtggagaggttggtgtcGGACTTGAATGAGTTGGCCCATCCTTGCTGATCGCAATCTTGCAAAACTGTTCAACAGCAGGTGACTCGCTCTTTTCGGCGGCCTTCGGGCTcgaacagcaacaacccatTCGCGCTGATATGGCTAGGGGATATTTGATCTGTAGACTGAAACACAGGTTTTTAGTTGTAATCAGATTTTCGATGTCACGGATGAGAACAAATTCTACAGGTAGGCGTTTGATTCCCAACGAAGCTGAACACACCAACCCATttacctctccctcaccagaCTTGTGGCTGAGGAGCACCGCCAATCAATTGCAGGCCCTGCCTCACAGACCAATTGATCTCTGCATACTTTACTGGGCGGGCACACTTGGCACTTGCCAACGTGGACGTCAAATATTTTCTTGGCTTGGTTGGATTGACGGCGTGAGGGCTGTGTTAGTGGTAGTGTCTTGTCTTGAGGAGCACGAAAGTAGTCAACAATCGCAAAGACAATTTCGTATATATCTATATGCCTTTAAGTTGGTCCACAGGCGTCCTCTCACCTCAAGTGGTTGTAACTGTTGCCCTAAGCAATCTAAATACAGTTTATGTGACCATCCCATACGCTTCAAAAATATGCCTAAGAAAATAACATGAAAATACCAatctacctaggtacttACCCTCAAACTCTAGTCCGTACATCCACCACTTTATTCCAGCTCCTCACGTTGGACGGTGTAAATCAGTGTATTATAGATTAAAGTCCCAGTTTCCACATAGACAGTGATAGGTAAGATAATAGGCAGACAGTAATAGCTCGGATAATGGACAGACATAGCTGGGATAATGGAGAGTGATAGCTAGggtaatatatattataggtaaTAGCTATAATCTATAGCCTAACTCCCTCGATTTGAGAACATGCCTTTGACCACCCACACCATCGAATAAACCGCAACCCAAATCCTCACATGACCCTACCTCAGATACCATGAACCTttagctcctcctccgtccaTTCAAGCAACTTCATAACCAGCCCTTGGTCTTTTGTCATGACTGAACCACACCCCTTCACCCCAACAGGATGATAATACTCTCCCGTTTCCACCTCCTCAGATGGGCCAACTGCAGCCCAAAGCTGATTCAGACATCCCACCTCAGGTTTGGTTAGCATCCACCGAAACAACCAGTCACCAATTCTGGTAAGTCGGTATTTGCTGATAGTTGCCCCTCCTATGTTTGTGCTCACCACTCCGGGGTGGAGTGAGACACACTTGATCTGGGGATATTCTTTCGCCAGGGCTTTCATCCACAGAATGTTGGCCAGTTTGCTCTCTGCGTACCTTGTCCTGTACTATCCATCAGTATCAAGTCCACCAGCAGGGAGTGACAAATTCCAGTTTCACCCATGAGACTTACCACCAAAAGCTCGTCTTCATATCTGTTTTGACCTTTGCAAAGTCAATCTTCGGCGAAGATCTGTGACCACCCGAGCTCACAGCCACAATCCTGAcatccttttcttcttgaaTCTCAACCGTtttgaggagaagaggcaTCAACAGCTTTGTCAGAGCCGCATGTCCCATGTGATTAATCCCCCAATGAACCTCATACCCATCTTGCGTCACACCGACTGGCATCGCCATCACGCCTGCATTGAGAATCATAATATCCAGTCTTTCAGACTCCTTGAGGACCCTTTCAGCGGCATCTTTCGCTGACTGCAGTGAGGCCAAGTCAAGAATGAGGGGAACAATGATAGTCGAGGCCAAGGGAACCGTGGCTGTAATCTCATTTATGGCAGACTGGATTCTGTCGATATCTCGAGATGCGAGCCAGATCCGGgcggggggagatggtgagtgctggaggagggtcTGGATGGTGGCTTTGCCGAGACCGGAGTTGCCGCctgtgatgaggatggtttTACCTTGgagggagggtttggaggttgaggggttAAATTTGATGGGGCCTAGGCCGAGGAGAGAGGTGAAAGTAGATATAAGGGACTCCATCATTGCTAGCTAGACTGCGGTGAAATGTTTTGGAAGTTCTTGATCTGGCTTGTGGAGGCTGAGGCACGCcaccgtggtggtggttgatgtggcTTGCATTAGCGCCGGTACGAGCAGATATTGAGCTTTCAGATGGTTATGGAGCCATCATTTCATGCCTGGAAATCGTCTCTTCATTTCGAGGTGCACATTACTTGTGCTCTAGAGCAAAGAAGGTCCGGGCGATAGCTCttgtacctaggtaccttgcGCTGCCTGTGTAACCTCTGCCTTTTCCGAGCCAATCAACGCGCTCGAACTATCACAACTATTCAGAAAGTTGCAGCTTCAGCTAAGCTTCGGTCGGGATGGGTGCCTTGCAGTCAGCCAGCTCTGGGCTTCAACTTCGAAGCAAGGAGGCATGAGTGTATTTCATCtctcttccttcccttttccacctcgAGTTGTCTTGCTGACATCATGGCATCATCACTGTATACGACCGCCTCAAAGTAAACCCTCCCGAGATCCGTTTGCTCAGCCTCCTACCTGCGACGCGAAAGACAGCCCCACTCATCTGCACTCTGCGGACGGTCTCACTCACGAACGCCTCTTCCATTCGATATCTCGCACTTTCTTACGTCTGGGGTAATTCAAGCGACACCGAAGCCATCATTGTCAATGGAGCACCCTTTGAAGCAACCGCAAACCTTTGCGGTTCACTCCGACACATGCGCTTTGAAGACGAGCCCTTGATACTGTGGGTAGACGCAATTTGCATCAACCAAAGCAACAATGTCGAGAAATCCGAACAGATCCGCATAATGAAAGACATCTACCAGACTGTCCCTGCTGTTAGTATCTGGCTCGGTCACAGGGACGAGCAGAGCTCGTTGGCCATGAGGCTCATTCGTTTCGCCGCAGCGCTATACACTCGATCTCGAGCCCAAACAGACGATAAACTGCTTACGGCAGATATCATGCATTACACCCTCAATGacaccaacctccaaacGCTTGCATCATTTTTCACCAAAGACTGGTGGGGACGGATATGGGTTGTCCAAGAAGCTGCTTTGGCCCAACACGCattgtttgtttgtgggaACGAGACACTGGGCTTTCGAGACTTTGCTTATGCCTTTTTCTGCTGGGCTGCGCTTTTGAAGACGCCTATCCCTAATCCTTGGCTCCGAAGCTTTAATGAGCTTGCTGTTATTATCAACGGAACCAGCCCTAGGGCCGTTCTTTGGCAGTACACCCGCTTTCACCTACCCGAGCTCATGGAGCATACCCAATTTTACAAGGCATACACTTTGGAAGACATGCTGGAAGAGGGTTGGAATTTTGACTCTATAGATCCGCGAGACAAGGTCTATGCGTGGATTGGTCTTCTTTCTCATGTTGATGTCGCCATCGTACCCGACTATGATGCTACTATCGCTGAAGTCTACATCGGAGTTGTAAAGCTTATTTTGGAACACAGAGGCTATCTTTCGCTGATATCCTTCACAGGCTCTGGAGCCCGGCCTCCCAACACCCCACCCATCCTTAGTCTCCCCTTTTGGGCTCCGGATCTGAGAAAGAGTGTCATTTCACAaacaaggtggtggatgagaccAAAGAGCCACCGGGCATCAGGTAGCGCGAAGGCCAATGCGACCATTTCTCATGATTATCGAACTCTCATCACAGATACCATCATTGCTGGTAGACTTTGCGTTGCAGATAAAGATCGTCAAGAAAATGACAGGTGGCTTGCGGGCGAGAAGCTCA
Protein-coding regions in this window:
- a CDS encoding uncharacterized protein (COG:Q; EggNog:ENOG503NU2V), whose amino-acid sequence is MMESLISTFTSLLGLGPIKFNPSTSKPSLQGKTILITGGNSGLGKATIQTLLQHSPSPPARIWLASRDIDRIQSAINEITATVPLASTIIVPLILDLASLQSAKDAAERVLKESERLDIMILNAGVMAMPVGVTQDGYEVHWGINHMGHAALTKLLMPLLLKTVEIQEEKDVRIVAVSSGGHRSSPKIDFAKVKTDMKTSFWWTRYAESKLANILWMKALAKEYPQIKCVSLHPGVVSTNIGGATISKYRLTRIGDWLFRWMLTKPEVGCLNQLWAAVGPSEEVETGEYYHPVGVKGCGSVMTKDQGLVMKLLEWTEEELKVHGI